The following are encoded together in the Thermosipho affectus genome:
- a CDS encoding flagellar hook-basal body complex protein: MIRSIYSGVTGLQGFQQAIDVVGNNIANVSTIGFKASRVTYATTFSQVLELSKRATELTGGTNPKQIGYGVKVASIDKIMSQGSFQNTGKKTDLAIQGDGFFILRDGTGKTYYTRAGNFDLDVNGTIIQPTSGLKLQGWIAEPDPESGKRYVDTNKPISDIQISAGLSMSAKKTTSMTVANNLDARVGPGKTVMTLSGYGGTSVNVKIIFDRDKGGLQDPFADYQIYRAKVYSGTDDNIDGEIYMKFDKFGNVVQSGAIKQKLSVTATTDGSVNLSGIGQEDGNYTFIIRDSSGKILDVQTASVSSGTTIVASDQIKNGSDYVIEVAKDVVDLATPGFIASTENGTVVSTNQLDFTYNGADISSNAKVFVRDSNGNLVAQYDFTSGLINGTNYSLTGVFDPAETYTVEVYNGSTVNSLVVPGSGEPRFYEADNPTNFSVTDFNSPFYTTSVQVYDTLGNAYTLYIDFVKLSANYNDGSANYKNAWAFRVRSASGENVKYLSNYDTGQEITSGTTGVMTFDESGRYTGLYAFDPITGQINRGESIDAIKFNAAENGDGEVKIKLNLTGITQFAATSDAYVVEQNGNAQGTLESFSIAENGDIIGTFSNGLTDKLGKVALAIFNNPAGLLEAGNSLYTESANSGSAIIRQPGFGGSGALISGALEMSNVDLSEEFTKLIIAQRGFQANARVVTTADQILQEVVNLRR, translated from the coding sequence ATGATAAGATCAATTTACAGTGGAGTAACTGGTCTTCAAGGATTTCAACAGGCTATTGATGTCGTAGGAAATAATATTGCAAATGTCAGTACAATAGGTTTTAAAGCATCGCGCGTAACTTATGCAACAACTTTTTCTCAGGTTTTGGAGTTGTCAAAAAGGGCAACAGAGCTTACAGGTGGGACAAATCCAAAGCAAATAGGCTATGGTGTAAAAGTTGCATCAATAGATAAGATAATGTCTCAAGGGAGTTTTCAAAACACGGGGAAAAAAACTGATCTTGCAATTCAAGGAGATGGTTTTTTTATTCTAAGAGATGGTACAGGAAAGACATATTATACTAGAGCGGGGAACTTTGATTTAGATGTGAATGGTACAATTATACAACCAACTTCAGGGTTAAAATTGCAGGGATGGATAGCCGAACCAGATCCAGAATCTGGCAAAAGATATGTAGATACAAATAAACCAATATCAGATATCCAAATTTCTGCTGGACTTTCTATGTCTGCAAAGAAGACTACTTCTATGACTGTGGCAAATAATTTAGATGCAAGAGTTGGCCCAGGTAAAACTGTTATGACATTGTCAGGTTACGGAGGAACTTCTGTAAATGTAAAGATAATTTTCGATAGAGATAAGGGAGGTTTACAGGATCCATTTGCAGATTATCAAATTTATAGAGCAAAAGTATACAGTGGAACAGATGATAATATCGATGGAGAGATATATATGAAATTTGACAAATTTGGTAATGTTGTACAATCTGGTGCAATAAAGCAAAAGTTGAGTGTTACAGCAACGACTGATGGAAGTGTTAATTTAAGTGGAATAGGTCAGGAGGATGGAAATTACACATTTATTATCAGAGATTCTAGTGGCAAAATTTTGGATGTTCAAACTGCTAGTGTAAGTTCAGGAACTACAATTGTTGCTTCTGATCAAATAAAGAATGGTAGTGATTATGTGATAGAAGTTGCAAAAGATGTTGTTGATCTTGCAACTCCTGGGTTTATCGCATCAACGGAAAATGGAACGGTGGTTTCAACTAATCAGTTGGATTTCACATATAACGGAGCAGATATTTCTTCCAATGCAAAAGTATTTGTTAGAGATTCAAACGGTAATTTGGTTGCACAATATGATTTTACTTCTGGTTTGATAAATGGTACAAACTATAGTTTGACGGGTGTTTTTGATCCAGCAGAGACTTATACGGTGGAAGTTTATAACGGTTCGACTGTAAATAGTCTAGTAGTTCCTGGAAGTGGTGAACCTAGATTTTACGAAGCGGATAATCCTACTAATTTTTCTGTTACAGATTTTAATTCACCATTTTATACAACATCGGTGCAGGTATATGATACGCTTGGTAACGCGTATACATTATATATAGATTTCGTAAAACTTTCTGCAAATTACAACGATGGTTCTGCAAATTATAAAAATGCTTGGGCATTTAGAGTAAGGAGTGCTTCGGGAGAGAATGTAAAATATTTAAGTAATTACGATACTGGGCAAGAGATAACAAGTGGTACAACTGGTGTTATGACTTTTGATGAGAGTGGAAGGTATACAGGATTGTATGCTTTTGATCCAATAACTGGTCAGATAAATCGTGGAGAATCTATTGATGCAATTAAATTTAATGCTGCAGAAAACGGAGATGGGGAAGTAAAAATTAAATTGAATCTGACTGGTATAACGCAGTTTGCTGCAACCTCTGATGCTTATGTTGTTGAACAAAACGGAAATGCTCAAGGTACTTTGGAGTCTTTCTCAATTGCAGAAAATGGAGATATAATTGGTACATTTAGTAATGGACTTACTGATAAACTTGGGAAGGTAGCACTTGCTATTTTTAATAATCCTGCGGGTCTTTTGGAGGCAGGGAACTCTCTTTACACGGAAAGTGCGAATAGTGGAAGCGCAATAATTAGACAACCTGGATTTGGGGGTTCTGGTGCATTGATTTCTGGAGCACTTGAAATGTCAAATGTAGATTTGTCCGAAGAGTTTACAAAATTAATAATTGCTCAGAGAGGTTTTCAAGCAAATGCGAGAGTTGTAACTACTGCTGATCAAATTCTTCAAGAAGTAGTGAATTTAAGACGATAA
- a CDS encoding motility protein A, with the protein MDIALLGGMGLAFIMVIYGIISGGGDFAAFINIPSIVIVIGGSIGAAVAANPKDIAFKFVQVALESLKEPKTDYVNLLKTLVSLSEKARREGLLSLEENIEQLEDPFMKKGLQLLVDGTEPEVLKSMMEIEIEVASSEMNLKKGLFDAIGAYAPAFGMIGTLIGLIQMLKSLNDPNSLGPSMAVALITTLYGSIMANAFALPISEKIGKRILNMELEKNMILEGILSIQAGENPRILEEKLKAFLPQAAKAQYEASTQEASA; encoded by the coding sequence ATGGATATAGCATTACTGGGTGGTATGGGTTTGGCCTTTATTATGGTTATTTATGGTATTATATCCGGTGGAGGTGACTTTGCGGCTTTTATCAATATTCCATCAATAGTTATAGTCATTGGTGGTTCGATAGGTGCTGCAGTTGCTGCAAATCCTAAAGATATAGCTTTTAAATTTGTCCAAGTTGCACTAGAGTCTTTAAAAGAACCAAAGACTGACTATGTAAATCTTTTGAAAACTTTGGTTTCGTTATCTGAAAAAGCTAGAAGGGAAGGACTTTTATCCCTAGAGGAAAATATTGAACAACTTGAAGATCCATTTATGAAAAAAGGGTTACAATTATTGGTTGATGGTACTGAACCAGAAGTTTTAAAGTCTATGATGGAAATTGAAATAGAAGTTGCTTCAAGTGAAATGAATTTGAAAAAAGGGTTATTTGATGCAATTGGAGCATATGCTCCTGCTTTTGGTATGATAGGTACTTTGATTGGTTTAATACAAATGCTTAAAAGTTTGAATGATCCAAATTCTTTAGGTCCATCTATGGCAGTTGCACTTATTACTACGCTATATGGTTCAATAATGGCTAATGCCTTTGCGTTGCCAATTTCAGAGAAAATAGGAAAAAGAATATTAAATATGGAATTAGAAAAAAACATGATATTAGAAGGTATTTTATCAATTCAAGCTGGAGAAAATCCAAGAATATTAGAAGAAAAATTAAAGGCGTTCTTACCTCAAGCGGCTAAAGCACAATACGAGGCATCTACTCAGGAGGCAAGTGCATAA
- the fliM gene encoding flagellar motor switch protein FliM, which produces MSDVLSQEEIDRLLQAVNQGEVSIEEVKKEEEEKKVRTYDFLRPRKFSKEQERTLQMLHENFARSLSTYFSGRLRSFVAVDLVSIDQMTYDEFIKSIKNPSFITVFSAKEFVGSAVLDIDLEIFYGILEILLGGPGTSVELNRPPTGTEIEVMRKEVVNILTNLSQAWNSVYSFVPVIEAIETNPQFVQVVALNEMVLVITFFVNIGKLEGYINVCWPSSLVEPIGEKLTTQSWFKTKQKIVSEEDMKALRENLARTIVELSATIGETNLTLWDILNLEVGDVIRLNTFKEDPLKIKLNGKDKFLGVPGVFKGRYAVRIVEVLDEEEIK; this is translated from the coding sequence ATGTCTGATGTTTTAAGTCAGGAAGAAATAGATAGGTTATTACAGGCTGTAAATCAAGGAGAAGTATCGATTGAAGAGGTAAAAAAAGAGGAAGAAGAGAAAAAAGTTAGAACTTACGATTTCCTAAGACCTAGGAAATTTTCCAAAGAACAAGAAAGAACATTGCAGATGCTCCATGAGAATTTTGCAAGAAGTTTATCAACGTATTTTTCTGGTAGATTGAGAAGTTTTGTTGCGGTTGATCTTGTAAGTATTGACCAGATGACATATGATGAGTTTATAAAGTCGATAAAAAATCCTTCCTTTATTACTGTATTTTCTGCAAAGGAATTTGTTGGAAGTGCTGTACTGGATATAGATTTAGAGATTTTTTACGGTATTTTGGAAATTTTACTAGGAGGTCCAGGAACTTCTGTTGAGTTAAATAGACCTCCAACAGGAACTGAAATAGAAGTTATGAGAAAAGAAGTTGTAAATATCTTGACAAATTTATCACAGGCGTGGAATAGTGTTTATTCTTTTGTTCCTGTTATTGAAGCTATTGAAACAAACCCACAATTTGTTCAAGTGGTGGCGTTAAATGAAATGGTTTTGGTGATAACGTTTTTCGTAAATATTGGTAAACTTGAGGGATATATAAATGTCTGTTGGCCTTCTTCATTGGTGGAACCAATTGGAGAAAAGTTAACTACCCAGAGTTGGTTTAAAACAAAACAGAAAATTGTTTCCGAGGAGGATATGAAAGCTTTAAGAGAGAATCTTGCAAGAACAATTGTGGAGTTATCTGCAACTATTGGAGAAACTAACTTGACACTTTGGGATATTTTAAATCTTGAGGTTGGTGATGTAATACGTTTAAATACTTTTAAAGAGGATCCTCTAAAGATAAAACTAAATGGGAAGGATAAATTTCTTGGGGTTCCAGGTGTTTTTAAAGGAAGGTATGCAGTTAGAATTGTAGAGGTGTTAGATGAGGAGGAGATAAAATGA
- a CDS encoding flagellar motor protein MotB, giving the protein MAKKQECPKGAPLWMTTYGDMVTLLLTFFVLLFAMSSISPGKFQQVAVGLTSALNGNPPSVLTGGKSLQTEPLISQNPGVYQEILRISEEYKGKVTVQEKDEGTLITISDLDIFEPGSARLTAEAKKLLEKLGTVIIEHTTNVLEVYGFANEIPLPENSIYFSNWHLSAARASSVVLFFTTELKQKRSLERIADIQLGRFDPDYYYAPERFVPIGKGDVEIQKEIKALRNLYEFKLEEMRKKLVAGEITRNEWNDFVARLTQETDQKIVDLRQKYRRIDILIKRELAK; this is encoded by the coding sequence ATGGCTAAAAAGCAAGAATGTCCAAAAGGTGCCCCTTTGTGGATGACCACATATGGTGATATGGTTACGTTGTTGCTGACATTTTTTGTGTTGCTCTTTGCAATGTCTAGTATTAGTCCAGGTAAGTTTCAACAAGTTGCGGTAGGTTTAACATCGGCTTTAAATGGAAATCCCCCAAGTGTTTTAACTGGTGGAAAATCTTTACAAACAGAACCATTAATTTCACAAAATCCTGGGGTTTATCAGGAGATTTTAAGGATATCAGAGGAATACAAAGGAAAGGTAACTGTACAGGAAAAAGATGAAGGTACATTAATTACAATTAGTGATTTGGATATATTTGAACCAGGGAGTGCAAGGTTAACTGCTGAAGCGAAAAAACTTTTGGAAAAATTGGGAACTGTGATAATTGAACATACTACTAATGTTCTCGAAGTATATGGTTTTGCAAATGAAATACCTTTGCCTGAGAATTCTATATATTTTTCCAATTGGCATCTCAGTGCTGCACGGGCTTCTAGTGTTGTTCTTTTCTTTACAACAGAATTAAAACAGAAACGTTCATTAGAAAGAATAGCGGATATCCAGTTAGGAAGGTTTGATCCAGATTACTATTATGCACCTGAGAGGTTTGTACCAATAGGGAAGGGTGATGTTGAAATACAAAAAGAAATAAAAGCATTGAGAAATTTATATGAATTTAAACTTGAAGAGATGAGAAAAAAGTTAGTTGCAGGTGAAATTACGAGAAACGAGTGGAATGATTTTGTTGCAAGACTCACTCAAGAAACCGATCAGAAAATCGTGGATTTAAGGCAAAAATATAGAAGAATTGATATTTTGATAAAGAGAGAATTAGCAAAATAG
- a CDS encoding flagellar hook assembly protein FlgD → MMNWIQMNNIYPMENSKNHGVKKELDKEAFLELLVTQLKNQDPLEPLKDREFIAQMTQLSTLEQITNMSESVQKFVESSASLYRAQVSSMVGKYAVVKSNIIELKNGVTNTQVFKLEEPSHVILKIYDENGKIVKEEDLGNLEAGMQTFLWDGRNNDGVALPDGIYNFGLYTVQPDGSLSEISAMDGGKVEAVQFKDNDVYVLVNGNLYPINSIIEISEEG, encoded by the coding sequence ATGATGAACTGGATACAAATGAATAATATTTATCCAATGGAAAATTCAAAAAATCACGGTGTAAAAAAAGAGTTAGACAAGGAAGCGTTTTTAGAACTATTAGTTACTCAATTAAAAAATCAGGATCCTTTAGAGCCATTAAAAGATAGGGAGTTTATTGCTCAAATGACGCAGTTATCTACACTTGAACAAATTACAAATATGAGTGAGTCAGTTCAAAAATTTGTTGAAAGTTCAGCATCGTTGTATAGAGCACAAGTTTCATCTATGGTGGGAAAGTATGCTGTTGTAAAGTCGAATATTATTGAGTTAAAAAACGGTGTGACAAATACCCAAGTTTTTAAATTAGAAGAACCTTCGCATGTAATTTTAAAGATATACGATGAAAATGGGAAAATTGTTAAAGAGGAAGACCTTGGAAATTTGGAAGCAGGTATGCAGACCTTTTTATGGGACGGTAGGAACAATGACGGAGTTGCTTTACCAGATGGGATTTATAATTTTGGACTTTATACGGTACAACCTGATGGAAGTTTAAGTGAAATTTCAGCTATGGATGGTGGAAAAGTTGAAGCAGTGCAGTTTAAAGATAATGATGTATATGTACTTGTGAATGGGAATTTGTATCCGATAAATTCAATAATAGAAATTTCTGAAGAGGGGTGA
- a CDS encoding flagellar basal body-associated FliL family protein: protein MPEEEIQEAQPKKKKGIMGLLMPILIPLVISLVVSVAVVMFLGNNTQPQAAKETTQSETTSAVPIKAVVIQPGTYQTFMLKGGKEVAVIDSLSFKVGSDQCRGLIAEKNDEIMDALMLIFLSKERTEINTPAGIELLKKQIKNAVNEITGFVGEKEKQGVIDVYLYIKAVSSVQ, encoded by the coding sequence ATGCCAGAGGAAGAAATTCAAGAAGCTCAGCCAAAGAAAAAAAAGGGAATAATGGGATTGCTAATGCCAATTTTGATACCTTTAGTTATATCGTTAGTGGTAAGTGTTGCAGTGGTTATGTTCTTGGGCAATAACACTCAACCACAAGCTGCAAAAGAAACTACTCAATCTGAAACTACTTCTGCAGTTCCTATAAAAGCGGTTGTTATTCAGCCAGGAACTTATCAGACGTTTATGTTAAAAGGCGGAAAGGAAGTTGCTGTTATTGACTCGCTTTCGTTTAAGGTGGGAAGCGATCAATGTAGAGGTTTAATTGCAGAAAAGAATGATGAAATCATGGATGCTTTAATGCTTATTTTTCTTAGTAAAGAGAGAACAGAAATAAATACACCTGCAGGGATAGAACTTTTGAAAAAACAAATAAAAAATGCTGTAAATGAAATAACAGGATTTGTTGGTGAAAAAGAAAAACAAGGAGTGATAGATGTATATCTTTATATAAAAGCTGTTAGCTCTGTACAGTAA
- a CDS encoding flagellar FlbD family protein, protein MILLTFLNKKKFYLNAEYIEKVEALPDTTITLYNGKKYIVLESVEEVIEEIMEYRRRILSIPPLYKDGEE, encoded by the coding sequence ATTATCTTACTTACTTTTTTAAATAAGAAAAAATTTTATCTTAATGCAGAGTACATTGAAAAAGTAGAAGCTTTGCCTGATACAACTATTACACTCTACAATGGGAAAAAGTATATTGTATTGGAAAGTGTGGAGGAAGTAATTGAAGAAATAATGGAATATAGAAGAAGAATTTTGAGTATTCCCCCTTTATATAAGGATGGTGAGGAATAA